The proteins below are encoded in one region of Chroicocephalus ridibundus chromosome 9, bChrRid1.1, whole genome shotgun sequence:
- the LOC134521180 gene encoding LOW QUALITY PROTEIN: uncharacterized protein C8orf48-like (The sequence of the model RefSeq protein was modified relative to this genomic sequence to represent the inferred CDS: inserted 2 bases in 1 codon; deleted 1 base in 1 codon; substituted 2 bases at 2 genomic stop codons) yields MTTTSADSSGNCEVNCEKWQAELSXSHSSSGLDYSEYTFESFSEEEEAXWQRESEPSESYCSTEDSVXSAVSDALESMSWLAGQNPADEQAEVADSAGIERDVMGKWIDLKNKEADIKQDKSVIKTHAEITEFLDGELDALQSFCTIKISKMRQQLISKWANGGKSRKPQHGFTAKKPETSDLNCTVPDQLINRIRLKNIRETVKQVTEAQIHESSVCPDCQQKKAELAEITFLRRMKILMESALIQEKLEEQIYSSDVLIRIGEALGSFPKPSEDPGNLWQRLKVKGKTEFGECLKSSASLGG; encoded by the exons ATGACAACTACCTCAGCAGATAGCTCCGGTAACTGTGAA GTTAACTGTGAAAAGTGGCAGGCGGAACTGAGCTAGAGTCACAGTAGCTCTGGTTTGGACTATTCAGAATATACCTTTGAGTCCTTCAGCGAGGAGGAAGAAGCCTGATGGCAGCGAGAGAGCGAACCATCTGAATCGTATTGTTCCACAGAGGATTCAGT ATCCGCTGTGTCGGATGCATTGGAAAGCATGTCGTGGTTGGCAGGCCAAAATCCTGCAG ATGAGCAGGCTGAAGTAGCGGATTCTGCAGGTATAGAAAGAGATGTCATGGGAAAATGGAttgatctgaaaaataaagaagccGACATTAAGCAAGACAAATCTGTCATCAAAACTCATGCTG AAATTACTGAATTCTTAGATGGAGAACTGGATGCTCTCCAGTCTTTTTGCACCATTAAGATAAGTAAGATGCGTCAGCAGCTGATCTCTAAGTGGGCAAATGGTGGCAAGTCAAGGAAGCCGCAGCATGGATTCACAGCAAAGAAACCGGAGACAAGTGATTTGAACTGCACTGTTCCTGATCAGCTAATTAACAGAATCCGCCTGAAAAATATCAGAGAGACTGTTAAACAG GTGACAGAAGCTCAAATCCACGAATCTTCAGTGTGCCCTGACTgtcagcagaagaaagcagagctcGCCGAGATTACCTTCCTCAGACGAATGAAAATTCTAATGGAAAGTGCTTTAATCCAAGAGAAATTGGAAGAACAGATTTACTCCAGC GATGTGCTTATACGTATAGGTGAAGCACTTGGAAGCTTTCCCAAACCTTCAGAGGACCCCGGGAACTTATGGCAAAGGCTGAAAG TTAAAGGAAAGACTGAGTTTGGCGAATGTCTGAaatcttcagcttcactgggagGATGA